The stretch of DNA GGGAAAACGTACGAAGGAATAAACCTCTCCTCCATCCTCACAAACTTCTTAATCAACTCAATCACATTCTCCCCCTCAAACGTCGGCAACGCAATCCTCGCCGCACTCTTATTCATCCTCTTCATATTCATATCCGGCCGAAACAATCTCACGTTTCCTTTTGAATCCTTATAAGCTTTCATCCCCTCAAAAGCTTCGAACGCATAATGCAATACGCAAGTCGCCGGGTCAAGAGACAAATTTTGGTAGGGTGTTATTCGCGGTGGGAGCCAGCCGTCTGAGGCTGTCCATTCGAGACTGAGCATGTGGTCTGTGAACGTGCGGCCGAAGATGAGCTCTGAGTTGGGGGTTATAGGTTTGGGAGTCGTGGTTTGGGTTATGGTGAGGGTGGAGGGGTCGATTGCGCTGAGGCGAGGGTCGCTGGCGTCGGGGGCGCGCAGGTTTGAGAGGCGGGTGGTCGTGGAGAGGGAGCATCTTGTTGTAGTTGAGAGGAGAGCTGGTGCTCTCGTTGCGCTGCGGGTGAAGAGGGTTCGGAGTGCCATTGCGGCGGCTTGGGCGAGTGAGAGGGTTCGCGCAGGATTAGGACTTGAGATTCGGGCTTCTTTTTGTATTGGGATGCCCTTTGGTAATGCCAATGGCTGTGAGTGACTCAAAAATGTTTTTGTGATAGGGCGCACAGGTTCCTGGAGTACGGTTGACGCATTGCCGAGAAGGGAAATGCCAAGTGAGGGTAGCCGACATCGGCAGAGTAGGCAGAGAAATCTAGACTTTCACATTGCGGAGGAAAGGGAATGGGAATGATAGCAAGACTGGTATATCAAGACATTATCTGATCTGACTGCGCGATTTTCCTAGGAAAGAGCTCGCAAGTGCGCGAGAATTTCGTGCTCTCATTCTTGCTCGTTCCGCTATTGCAACGCGCAACCTCAGGCAGCTGCCGAGCGCCCATTTGGGATGGCCAGTGACTCTATTATCGATGCTGACTCCACAGACGTGATTCATTGGCATGTACTGCTGTAATCTCACTTTTCAAGCGGCCGTCCATAGCTGTCAATAGAAGCCTAGAGCTGTGCCAGTGGAAATAAGCCAACTTTAGGCAGTTCCCATATCACCAGGTTCCAGTCGTCTCTCAAGTATAGAAATGATTCCACGAAACTGGACCCGTCGTTTCATACATCGCCTCCTCGGACACGACGTGCGTAGTGCGTGGCGGAAGCTCGCCAGCATATGTCCCTCGTCTCTGCTGATTCATCATTCTCTGCTGTTCCTGTTGCTGTAGTAGCATTCGTTCCATCAAGCCAAATCGAGGCTGGATTTGTGTCAAGGGCATATAATTCGCCGCTGGGATATCGTCTGCCAGACCAGGAAAGTCGTAGAAGAAGTTGATATCCATGCGCCAGTTCGCCATGTCCAATAGGCCACTCTCAAATCTATTGCTGAGGTGGTACATAGAAGACCTGGGCGAAACAGCCATGATGTCGAACGGCTCGAATTGCCATGCGACTCGGAGGTTTCGTGCAAAGAGAGCCCAGAACTTGTTCGTGAGCATATCGGTTTGCGAGGACATCATTCGCTCTCTGAGTTTGGGCCATGTCAAATGATCGATGACTGGTTCGTGGGCGATGAGGGTCTCCGTTACGCTGTCACTCATGTCAGCTCATGTCTGGAAGGGTGAAGCTCGTAAGATACTCACTGAGGCTGGAACCAAGCTGGCAGCGGGCCCTCTACTTGTACTGCCACGTTCTTTGTCTCAAACATGTACCGCTTGTGCAGCATGCGAAGACAACTAACCCGCTCGATCATGTTACACTCCTTGAACAGGCACAGGTCGACCATCTGGAGTACCTCCCACAAGGGACAGATCTGCTCGTAGCGGGACAGCGCGAACTTCCAGCCTTTCAGAACGGCCGAAATAATTACATCCTGGTTGTGCTCATCGTCGTAGCAGACCCGATCCGGCGAGACGTTGCGAATGTGGTCTACCAGGTGGTTTAGAAACAGAGTCAGCTCTCGACCCTCTGCTGTGGGCTTTCCTCCCGCCGTGAACTGCGCCAGCAGCTGTGGATGTGGTGCTATTCGATTGGCATTGAGACCGTCGATGGTATTTGACGGGCGCAAAGTTTGGCCTCCGACACTGCCTGTTGGTGTTGTAGTATCGTTCGGCACATCATGGGAAAATCCTAAGGGAGTCAGCTTTACTTCGTACAAGAGAAAACTTCCATGTCGCACCTATCGGCTGGTCCCAGTATTGAGGAGCCGGGATAGTCTCGAGGGAGGGTGCTATTGTCCCGTCGATGTCTGTTGATGCTGGACTGGTACTTCCAGTCAAAACAGTGCCCGGCGTGGTCGCTGCGGGCGCATCTTTGGTTTCGCCTTTAGGACCAGAGGCCTCCAGCTGTAGGACGCGTGCTTCTAGCAGGGCGAGTCGGTCTTGTACTTCTTTCTTCAAAAACCTGTTCTGCGATCGGCCAATCCTCGTCAGTGATTTTCCTGGATACACATGCGAATGCGATGCATGAATGAACTCACGGCCTTGCGATCGACCTCTTGCTTTCGTTGACGCTGCTCAGCAGTGAGAACGCGACCGCTCGCCCAAGCTTTCTTTTCGACGCCTCCTGCATCTGTGCGACGGGTACCGTTGGTTGTGCGACCGCTCATTTTGAGAAATTGCCATAAATGGCCGCAGTTGGCATATCAAGCAGAACAGCTAAGCAATGTGCCGCTGCACCACGTTCCTCGCACTAGATGTGCATGTTGGCTACCGACTTCCAGTGATGCTTGTAGTAGTATCGCGTGTGCGTAGGGAGGAGCGCAgttggacgaagaagaggatctgTTCCCATAACGTAGAACCCCGCAGGAGGCGTTCGAGATCGACAGACAAGAGTCCAGTCTCCCGTGGCACTTCGTCAGAGTTCTGTCGGCCGAACTCTGTATTAAGCCTACACGCCATGCTTAAGGCTTGTCACTGGCTCTTTCCGTGGCCAGTGAGAAGTCTGCAGATTACAGAAGGGTTCAGGGCACTGATGAGGTTTCCTGCACGAATGAGGTATTGTGTCAATCAGTCTGATGGTGACTTGTCATTCTCACACTTCTCCGACGCCAAATCGCAGCCGTGCTAGACATACGAGAACAGAGACCAATGCGCCAGGGAGCGTAGAGAAGGCATAGTCAGACAGTGTTGGACATGCAGGAGGTCCAGGCGACTTGTTCGGCAAGTTCGTGAGCCGAGGGTTCGATAGCTGGAACATTTTTGGtgctattagagatactatgcGGGTACCGCTGCAGAGCTTATGGGCAAGCCATATTCGTCGAAGACATATGGCGGCGCAATACGCTACGTGGATGGCCAGACTGAATTCGAGCAGCTGTAATTCATGAAGGTGTTTGGAGCGACGTGAAGCTCGTGGAGGAGTGGAAGAGAAGGGACGATGCATGCGACAGAAACGCCGAGACGTGGCGCTTTCCTGATCTTATCGCCGACACAAGGGTAACTTGTGAAGCTTCCAGCTCAACATTTGCCATGTGCTACTCTGGACACCTCCGGATTCTTGTGATTCTTGCATTGGAGCTGGAGACTATGTTTTCGGACTAAGGCGTAGTGTTGCACTCAGTCGTGCGCACAGGGCTGACATTGAGCGGGGTGAGTCCGTGGTCACCGTCGGTCTAGCACAACCTGGCCCACCATGTTCGCCAATGCGCTCAAATCGTTTTCCTCCAACATCGCCAGCAACTACTCCATTGCTCCTCAGCCGTCTGCTTCTGCCGGTGTATGGAAGATTTACGATGCAAAATCCAAGCGGACAGGCAAGGCTGCCTCGATATTCGTCTTCGACAGAAAGAGCTTGGAGGCGCCGGGCGGCAACAGCGCTCTCGGAGGGCGCAGTGGAGGTGTATCGCTGAAGCGCGCTCATGAGGAGGTGCTTGAATCATTGAAGAAGGAGGCCAGCAGTCTTGCTCGCTTACGACATCCGTCCATCTTGGAGCTCGCGGAGCCCGTGGAAGAGACGAGTCGCGGGGGCCTGCAATTCGTTTCGGAGCCAGTCGTCAGTAGTCTGGCAGgtctgctggaagagaaggaacAAAGTTCTTCGAGGTCCAGTGGCCGCGTCAGTCGCTATGTCGTCGACGAGTCTGATGGCAGCGGGCGGCGGAAGGAATTCGAAATCGATGAGCTGGAGATCCAAAAGGGCCTTCTCCAGCTGGCCAAGGGCCTTGAATTCCTGCATGAGAGCGCTGGCCTGGTCCACGCCAACCTCACGCCCGCAGCGGTCATCGTCAATGCGAAGGGAGACTGGAAGATCTCCGGTCTGGCATTCTGTAGCCCTCACGAGAGCAGCCAGTCTGCTTCAGCGGTACAACCTATCAGCCTACACGAGGTCCTGAACCACGACCCTAGACTGCCGCGTAGCGTGCAACTGAACATTGACTACACTTCGCCCGATTTTGTCTTGGACAATTCCTTGACTTCTTCAGCTGACATGTTCAGCTTGGGTCTTCTGATCATTGCACTCTACAATAACCCGCATAGCTCACCAATCAGCACGGGCTCGTCGTTGTCAGCGTATAAGCGCATATTTTCGAGCTCATCATCAGTGCCTTCGCAGCACAACAATTTCCTGGTGCCTGCTTCTCACCCACTTCCGCCGAAACTGGCCTCCGAGCTGTTACCACGGCTTATCACGCGACGGCCTGCTCAAAGACTGACAGCCAAGGCCTttcaagaagcaagctatTTTCAAAATGTGCTCGTGGACACCATACGCTTTCTTGATGCCCTGCCAGGCAAAACACAAAACGAAAAAGTCGCTTTCATGCGTGGGCTGCCAAAGATCATGCCTCAATTTCCAAAGAACGTTCTCGAGAAGAAAGTGCTTCCCGCGCTGCTCGAGGAGATGAAAGACAGAGATCTGCTGGCATTGATTCTGTCCAATTTGCTGGCGATGACCAAAGAGATGCCTAATGGAAAGAGAGCTTTCACAGATCAGGTTGTACCGAAATTGCGGGAAGTTTTTTTGACCAGCAAGCCCGCTGAGAGGGACACTTCCAAAGAAGGTGCTTTGATAGTGCTGCTCGAGGCCATGGAGACGATCACTGAGAATTGCGCCGGAAAGGAATTTCGAGATGATATTCTGCCCATCATCCTGCTCGCTCTAGACTCACCGACACATGGGCTCATTGATGCTGCGCTCAGCACATTACCATTTGTACTGCCCTGTCTCGATTTCAGTACTGTCAAGAATGAGTTGTTCCCAGTCATTGCACAGGTCTTTGCAAAGACGAGCAGTCTCCATATTAAAATTCGAGGGCTTGAGGCCTTTTCGACGCTCTGCGGTAGCTCGGAGCAAGACGACGGTGACAACGATGGACTCAACGGGATCGGCTTCGCTGACTCGAAATCCAACTCGAAGACGAACAGTGTAATCCTCGACAAATATACCATCCAGGAGAAGATGGTACCCATGCTTCGTGGTATCAAGACAAAGGAGCCGGGCGTAATGATGGCTGCTCTCAAGGTCATGCGACACATCGGAGGTGTCGTTGATATCGAGTTCCTCGCCAAATCAGTGTTGCCGATTCTTTGGGATTGGTCACTCGGGCCATTGCTGAACCTCGAGCAATTCGCTGCTTTCATGAAGCTCATCAAGACATTGAGCAACAGGATTGAGGCAGAGCAGACTAAGAAACTCCAAGAACTGTCGAGCAGTGGCGGTCATGCTAATGGTGGTGTTCCTTCGGCACGCGGCTCAACGCGAACCCTTGCAGCGTCAAATGGGCAGAGCAATGGCGATCATACAGATTTCGAGCAGCTCGTATCCGGGCGCACACAGCCTGGGAATGGCAATGACTTGATGAACGATTGGAGCGCATCAGTGCCAGCACGTCCGCAGCGAAACGCATCGCAGACAAGTACCCCAACCTTCTCTTGGCAGACGAGCTCCTCAAATCCTGCCACTCAGACGTCGATGTCCTCTTTACGACCAGCGCAGATCCCTGGACGTACAGTAACACCAGACTTGGCAGCTTTCAGCTCCCTCGTACCCTCCAGCCAATACTCTCAACCTCTGCAGCCTCAGTCGGCAAGCTCTTCGAACATGTCGTCACCAGCCCCAACATCCAAGCCAAACTACGGAGGATCGGTGGACTGGTCCACTGCCGCCTCGCGCTCAACTCCGACATGGTCGACTCAGACTCCTTCTCTGCCCAATCACTCTACGTCTGGCACTCGGCAGCCGAGCACCTTCTCCTTACCTCCGCCACCGACGAGTCCACAAGCGGTGCAGCCCCACTATGGCATGCCAAGCATGTCTCTCGCACAGAAGttgcagcaacagccacaaCAGCAGAAGCCACAGAATAACCAACCCAGTGGGCTGGACAAATACGAAAGCCTGATATAGCCCCGGAAGAACCTACCATGGATCTACCGGTCTGGTCAACTGAATGCAGATGCAATGTTCGATGTCTCCCGGTTCCAAAGCTACGCCTCATCATCATTTCGATTGTGCGCTGGTCGTATCCGGTATTGGCCAGATGTGACGTACCAAGAGCAGATCTCAGCATGGATCGTGGAAAGCTTGTGTCCAAGATGAGCACCCATGCGTTGTTTCAGAAATGATAAGCTTCCGGGTACGCATGTGTGAGCTTTAGCCACAGTTCGACCGGATGTTAGTTGAGACGTCGAACGCCCTCAGGTTGTAGAAGAGCAGCTCTGTTACCAGCAGATGCGGAGAGCTATGCCCTTCCCAGCGCCGTCGCGCGCAATGGCAAATTGATGAGCGTGTGATCGAGTCAAGGTACCGCGGAGTGAGCTCCACCCTCGCACGAAATTGACTCTCAGCAATCTAATTAGGGACCGGATTCAGAGACGTGACAGTCATGACCATTACTCCTTATGTTGTGCGAAATGGTGCTAAGCGATTCGCGGCCGACCACTTGCATTCTCCGCGGTGACGGCGCACAACATGCTTAGCTCATCAGCATAAATGTGTCAACATGCATGCTCGCAATATGTGGCACGTTTCGACATTCAAGAGAGGTAAGTAGGATCTCAACTATGTCGACTGGCCCTATGGCACACAGCACCTCGGTGGCGACTCAGTCAGTGACAAGCTTCACGGGTGTTTGCACAACGGCCAACTCCAGACACTCGAGGTTGCTGTGATCACTGACGTTTGTTTGCAGCTTACCAAGATTCGACACGTGGTAGACCGACCGGAGCTGATGTTTGTGCTGTCTCAGCCGCCTCCGGGTTCCTTGTTGGCTTTTTGAAACCTGCCAGGCGACCGTGATCGTGTCACGTTCACACTGAAACTTACGATTATCTTGCAACGGCGCACAGGTCGGACACGACAAGCTTCTCTGCTCTTGCAAATCTGTGTAACCTCCACAAACACCACTTCCAGTCGCTTCAAAGGTTCGCATACCACGTACGCTCACGCTCAACGATCTGGTGATGCAGGCGAATGGAGCACTCGATGCTCGCCATCGCCCAGAATCATGTCACGCAGACCAGCTCAAGCGGCCTCGAGGGACACGTCCTACAGAGCGCTTCCACACAGCATTGCGGTCGTATCGCGTGCTGAGAGACTTGACACCTCAACAAATACAGAACTTCATGGACTCGTATCTGATCTATTCGCTGGATTGGGCCGACGAGGGGAAGATGGTGGCGACTCTTGGCCGTGACTATGAGAATGTCGTTGGCCAGAAGCTCGCCGATTACTACTGTGTCTTGAACCATCTTTGTGCACTTGGCGAGCTGTAAGTACATTTGGAGGACATGGCGATCCGCGCTAATGAGAAACATAGTGAGAAGATGTACATACCCCCAGCAATGGATCTC from Cercospora beticola chromosome 1, complete sequence encodes:
- a CDS encoding uncharacterized protein (BUSCO:EOG09261YGB), which gives rise to MFANALKSFSSNIASNYSIAPQPSASAGVWKIYDAKSKRTGKAASIFVFDRKSLEAPGGNSALGGRSGGVSLKRAHEEVLESLKKEASSLARLRHPSILELAEPVEETSRGGLQFVSEPVVSSLAGLLEEKEQSSSRSSGRVSRYVVDESDGSGRRKEFEIDELEIQKGLLQLAKGLEFLHESAGLVHANLTPAAVIVNAKGDWKISGLAFCSPHESSQSASAVQPISLHEVLNHDPRLPRSVQLNIDYTSPDFVLDNSLTSSADMFSLGLLIIALYNNPHSSPISTGSSLSAYKRIFSSSSSVPSQHNNFLVPASHPLPPKLASELLPRLITRRPAQRLTAKAFQEASYFQNVLVDTIRFLDALPGKTQNEKVAFMRGLPKIMPQFPKNVLEKKVLPALLEEMKDRDLLALILSNLLAMTKEMPNGKRAFTDQVVPKLREVFLTSKPAERDTSKEGALIVLLEAMETITENCAGKEFRDDILPIILLALDSPTHGLIDAALSTLPFVLPCLDFSTVKNELFPVIAQVFAKTSSLHIKIRGLEAFSTLCGSSEQDDGDNDGLNGIGFADSKSNSKTNSVILDKYTIQEKMVPMLRGIKTKEPGVMMAALKVMRHIGGVVDIEFLAKSVLPILWDWSLGPLLNLEQFAAFMKLIKTLSNRIEAEQTKKLQELSSSGGHANGGVPSARGSTRTLAASNGQSNGDHTDFEQLVSGRTQPGNGNDLMNDWSASVPARPQRNASQTSTPTFSWQTSSSNPATQTSMSSLRPAQIPGRTVTPDLAAFSSLVPSSQYSQPLQPQSASSSNMSSPAPTSKPNYGGSVDWSTAASRSTPTWSTQTPSLPNHSTSGTRQPSTFSLPPPPTSPQAVQPHYGMPSMSLAQKLQQQPQQQKPQNNQPSGLDKYESLI